In the Endozoicomonas sp. SCSIO W0465 genome, CTCCCCGCTTTTGGGTCATAAAATAGCGGTCATTCCTGATATCAATACGAACCGTTATGTCAGGATTTTTAAGGCTGACCCCACTGGCCTCGGTCTGTTGGTTAAGGCCTCCTCCGACAAATCGTTCTACCTCAATGGACTGGAAATCGTGCTTACCCGTCCGGTTGCAGCGAACGCAGAACGTTTTGCCAGCCAGTGTCTCTGAATGAGCCTCGACGGCTTTTTCCAGAATATCGTCCAGGCTGACCAGCTTGTGTTCTGCAACCTGCAGCCAGTAGGCAATCCCCGGAATATGGCTTAACAGGTCACCAACTTCTGCCACCAGGATCCCATCATTGCTACTGGTCGTGACTTCAATATGATCCCATACACCCGCGACATCGATATTCTCATCCACGCGCTTAAGAATGGTGCGAATGTTTTTTCGCAGCATTTTGATAAAGCGTTTTCTTACCGGGGCACTTTTAATCGTGATTTCCGGAAACAGTTTGATGATGAACTTCATGGATCAGGAGACCTTGAGGAATAGTTTGGGGATTAGCTTGAGTAATAAAAAGCTGGCTGGATAGTCCGGGCAGGTAGGGCGGATAACATAACCATTAATTAATGGCACATTATACCGAATAACCGGGTACTCTGGCACCCTTAAAGCACGCTGCTGGATACTCCTGAGAACGGGTTTAAATGAGCGTTGCCCAGTGTTTACCTTTATGTAGATAAGTAAGGCTGCAAATCCCTTTTCAAAGGGGGTACACTGTCTGTCGCTTTTTGTCAGATAGGTGTTTCAAAAACCGCTTGCACTTATTTGGTGCATTTCTGTTTTTTCTTGCACCGTATCGGGTGGACTTCTTACAGATCTCGCGGTGTCGTACATCGTTCAGGTGCGTGAGAGCTGAGAACGGGTGTACTTTGAGTAGTCTGAAGATGATAAGGCGAACAATAACGGTGTGAACTGATCTGGTATTTGGTTGTTTTCCGGTCTTTTCCTGCTCATTTTTTGCCTTTTTTCAGACTTTTCATTGAAGAATACTTTTTTGTCCATCCCATCTGATTAAGGTTGCAGAATATGGCATGGTTATTGCGCGCGCTTCAACAAGCGTATTTCTTTAGCTGTTGCTCGTTGATGAGACCTGAAAGCAAAGAGATTGATCAGTAAACCGCCTGATCTGAACACAGTCGTTGCCAGTGCGGTGTTTGCCCGGTTTTTTTTGTCCGGTTTTCTTGTCCTCTAGAGGGGAAATAATAAATGTCGAAGACTCTTAGCCTGATTAAGGAACATGACGTTAAATGGGTCGATATGCGTTTCACCGATACCAAGGGTAAAGAGCAGCACGTATCGATTCCCATCAGTGAAATAGACGACGAATTCTTCGAAGTTGGCAAGATGTTCGACGGTTCCTCTATTGCCGGCTGGAAGGGCATTAACGAATCCGACATGATTCTGATGCCAGATGACAGCACAGCGACCATCGATCCCTTCACTGAAGCTGCCACTCTGAACCTGCGTTGTGACATCGTTGAGCCGTCCACCATGCAGGGTTATGAGCGTGATCCACGCTCTGTTGCCAAGCGTGCTGAAGAGTATCTGAAGTCCACCGGTATTGCTGACACTGCTTTCTTTGGTCCTGAGCCAGAGTTCTTTGTTTTTGACGACGTTAAGTGGAGTGTTGACATCTCCGGTGCTTCTTACGAGGTTAACTCTGAAGAAGCTGCCTGGTCTTCCAACGCCAAATTTGAAGGCGGTAACATTGGCCACCGTCCAAAAGTTAAGGGCGGATACTTCCCGGTGCCACCGGTTGACTCCCTGCATGACCTGCGTGCTGCCATGTGCGATGCCATGGAAGCACAGGGCCTGGACGTTGAAGTTCATCACCACGAAGTAGGAACTGCCGGTCAGTGCGAAATCGGTGTTAAATTCAACACCCTGGTAAAGAAGGCAGACGAAGTTCAGATTCTGAAGTACGCGGTTCATAACGTTGCTCATGCCTATGGCAAGACGGCTACCTTTATGCCGAAACCACTGGTAGGCGACAATGGTTCTGGCATGCACGTTCACATGTCTCTGTCCAAGAACGGTGAAAACCTGTTTGCCGGTGACGGCTATGCAGGTCTGTCTGAAGAAGCCCTGTACTACATCGGTGGTGTTATCAAGCATGCCAAGGCGATCAATGCGTTTGCCAATGCGTCTACTAACTCCTACAAGCGTCTGATTCCGGGCTTTGAGGCTCCGGTTATGCTGGCTTACTCTGCCCGCAACCGCTCTGCTTCTATCCGTATTCCCTACGTTAACAGCCCTAAGGCCCGTCGTATTGAAGTACGTTTCCCTGACCCGACTGCCAACCCATACCTGGCTTTTGCTGCCCTGATGATGGCTGGTCTGGACGGTATCAAGAACAAGATCCACCCCGGAGATGCGGCTGATAAGGATCTGTACGATCTGCCACCGGAAGAAGCCGCTGAGATCCCAACGGTTTGTGCCAGTTTTGAAGAAGCCCTGGCTGCCCTGGACGCTGATCGTGAGTTCCTGACCGCCGGTGGCGTATTCACAGACGACATGATCGACGGTTACATTGAGCTCAAGAAGGAAGAGTGTCTTGCTGTCAGCCAGACAACTCACCCGGTAGAGTTTGATCTGTACTATTCTGTCTAAGGCGCCTGTATAAAGCACTTTTAGCGACCGAATAATCTGTTGTTTCACCTCAAGCCAGGGCAAAAGTTCTGGCTTTTTTGTATCCGGGAATAGATGGCATCCCGTAAATACACGACTTTACGGATGTAATGGACAGGGTAACGCAGCACCAGTTACCGGGAAGCAATTGCAGTATGTTTTTCCTGTTATTCCCTGTTATAAAGTATTGGTAACTATTAAGCTAACCAGTGTTCAACACGATACAGGTCGTGTAAAACTTCATCCGGGGCAAGAGGCTCATGAATATAAAAGAGGTAATGGTTCGGTCTTTTCTGGCGGTTATTCTGCCTTTGGTATCCATGGAGTTTGCTTTTGGCGCTATCTATAAAACGGTGGATAAGGACGGAAATGTGACCTTTACTGACTCGCGCCCTGCAGATCAGCCCAGTGAAGAGGTCAAGTTACGCCCGATTACGCCAATTTCT is a window encoding:
- the glnA gene encoding glutamate--ammonia ligase, producing MSKTLSLIKEHDVKWVDMRFTDTKGKEQHVSIPISEIDDEFFEVGKMFDGSSIAGWKGINESDMILMPDDSTATIDPFTEAATLNLRCDIVEPSTMQGYERDPRSVAKRAEEYLKSTGIADTAFFGPEPEFFVFDDVKWSVDISGASYEVNSEEAAWSSNAKFEGGNIGHRPKVKGGYFPVPPVDSLHDLRAAMCDAMEAQGLDVEVHHHEVGTAGQCEIGVKFNTLVKKADEVQILKYAVHNVAHAYGKTATFMPKPLVGDNGSGMHVHMSLSKNGENLFAGDGYAGLSEEALYYIGGVIKHAKAINAFANASTNSYKRLIPGFEAPVMLAYSARNRSASIRIPYVNSPKARRIEVRFPDPTANPYLAFAALMMAGLDGIKNKIHPGDAADKDLYDLPPEEAAEIPTVCASFEEALAALDADREFLTAGGVFTDDMIDGYIELKKEECLAVSQTTHPVEFDLYYSV